One genomic region from Alteromonas pelagimontana encodes:
- the dprA gene encoding DNA-processing protein DprA — translation MLTTLSSTLTPVQTAWLRIASIPGISPATWLHFMETYSLDILQLFSDDLSFLSKKDELQVQAAIGKIRDELVTRAETWLVQNEQHHIITFSSPAYPDALRQLPSPPLVLFVTGTLSRLQQPPLAIVGSRRATQQGLGIAKSFATELAFSGLNVISGMAAGIDAAAHQGAVAVEGRTIAVVGTGPDLVYPKRHQALHTQIIEQGGAVISEFWPGMPPRAQHFPRRNRIIAAMGIGTLVVEATIKSGTLITAKMAADLGKDVFAVPGNINNPMTQGCHYLIQQGAKLVTCLDDILEEFSHLTESSQQISAASGEKSEDESLATDKLLASVDYDVTAIDIIAERNALPVSDVLAALLEYELRGLVAAVPGGYVKLRGK, via the coding sequence GTGTTAACTACTCTTTCATCTACTCTTACGCCTGTGCAAACAGCATGGTTGCGTATTGCTTCAATTCCGGGAATATCGCCTGCTACCTGGCTTCATTTTATGGAGACGTATTCCCTGGACATCTTGCAATTATTCTCCGATGACCTGAGCTTTTTGAGCAAAAAAGATGAGCTTCAGGTGCAAGCCGCAATAGGAAAAATTCGGGATGAGCTTGTTACGCGCGCAGAAACATGGTTAGTACAAAACGAGCAGCATCATATAATCACGTTTTCTAGTCCCGCTTATCCTGATGCACTGCGGCAACTTCCGTCTCCGCCGCTGGTACTGTTTGTCACCGGGACGTTATCGCGTCTTCAGCAGCCTCCACTTGCTATTGTTGGCAGTCGCCGAGCTACACAGCAGGGATTAGGGATAGCGAAATCTTTCGCCACAGAACTGGCCTTTAGCGGTCTTAACGTTATCAGCGGTATGGCAGCGGGCATCGACGCTGCTGCTCATCAAGGAGCCGTTGCGGTTGAAGGCCGCACCATTGCAGTAGTTGGAACCGGTCCGGATCTGGTTTACCCAAAGCGTCATCAGGCTTTACATACTCAAATAATAGAACAAGGTGGTGCAGTTATTAGCGAGTTCTGGCCGGGAATGCCGCCGAGAGCTCAACATTTTCCCCGGCGCAACCGGATTATCGCTGCCATGGGGATCGGTACCTTAGTCGTAGAAGCAACAATTAAAAGCGGCACCTTGATAACTGCGAAAATGGCCGCAGATCTAGGCAAAGACGTTTTTGCGGTGCCGGGCAATATCAATAATCCCATGACACAAGGCTGTCATTATCTGATCCAGCAAGGCGCTAAGCTTGTTACCTGTCTAGACGACATCCTCGAAGAATTCTCGCATCTGACTGAATCCTCTCAGCAAATCAGCGCTGCGAGCGGGGAAAAAAGTGAAGACGAAAGCTTGGCAACAGATAAATTATTAGCTAGTGTGGATTATGATGTCACTGCAATTGACATTATTGCCGAACGTAACGCGCTGCCTGTTTCTGACGTACTGGCAGCATTACTAGAGTATGAGTTACGTGGTCTGGTGGCCGCCGTTCCTGGAGGTTACGTCAAATTGAGGGGGAAATAA
- a CDS encoding DUF494 family protein: MFDILMYLFENFIHSETEIRVDQDELTEELVRAGFHHDEIYKALAWLEKLAALQETDIKPYFCKGFSSTLSRIYTHEEQMRLDVECRGFLMFLEQVNVLDASTREMVIDRVMEIDSSEFCLEDLKWVVLMVLFNVPGKENAYAQMEDLLFEESDGTLH, encoded by the coding sequence ATGTTCGACATCCTCATGTATCTATTTGAGAATTTCATTCACAGCGAAACGGAAATCCGTGTTGATCAAGATGAATTGACGGAAGAACTGGTGCGCGCCGGGTTTCATCACGATGAAATCTATAAGGCGCTAGCCTGGCTGGAAAAACTGGCAGCGTTGCAGGAAACGGATATCAAACCTTACTTTTGTAAGGGGTTTAGTTCTACCTTAAGCCGAATTTACACGCATGAAGAACAAATGCGGCTGGATGTCGAATGCCGCGGCTTTCTGATGTTTTTAGAACAGGTGAATGTGCTTGATGCCTCCACTCGTGAAATGGTGATAGACAGAGTAATGGAAATTGACTCCAGTGAATTTTGTCTTGAAGATTTAAAATGGGTAGTGCTAATGGTGCTGTTTAATGTTCCCGGCAAAGAAAATGCCTATGCCCAGATGGAAGATTTGTTATTTGAAGAATCTGACGGCACGCTCCATTAA
- a CDS encoding DNA topoisomerase family protein: MSKIDHSLFSAGEHALEHAFGNCPECNNALHIRNSKSGAFLGCSAYPDCQFSKPLHDNQITILKEIDGTACPICGATMAIKKGRYGMFIGCTNFPECHHIEPIKQQEDTKLTCPKCQSGHLLERTNKYGKRFFSCDHYPQCRYVLNFPPVAGPCPKCGWGLLISKKGQICCPQPMCDYQQD, translated from the coding sequence ATGTCGAAAATAGATCATTCGCTTTTTAGTGCTGGCGAGCATGCTCTTGAGCATGCCTTTGGCAACTGCCCTGAATGTAATAACGCATTACATATTCGAAACAGTAAGAGTGGCGCTTTTTTAGGTTGCTCTGCTTATCCTGATTGCCAGTTCAGTAAGCCTCTGCACGATAATCAAATCACTATTCTAAAAGAAATCGATGGCACAGCGTGTCCGATTTGCGGCGCCACAATGGCAATTAAAAAAGGCCGCTATGGAATGTTTATCGGTTGTACGAATTTTCCGGAATGTCATCATATAGAGCCTATTAAACAACAAGAAGATACAAAATTAACCTGTCCAAAGTGCCAGAGTGGCCATCTTCTCGAACGCACTAATAAATACGGCAAGCGTTTTTTCTCCTGCGATCATTATCCACAGTGTCGATATGTGTTAAATTTCCCTCCTGTCGCAGGGCCCTGTCCCAAGTGTGGCTGGGGCTTGTTAATCAGTAAAAAAGGGCAAATCTGTTGCCCGCAACCAATGTGTGATTATCAGCAAGATTAG
- a CDS encoding Sua5/YciO/YrdC/YwlC family protein — protein MQQSSTTPNDPELEAFNSGQLLVYPTEAVMGIGCDPDNQEAVFKLLALKQRPVEKGVILIADNYSRLLKYVDDNAIAPDKRTEIFSSWPGAVTWLLPKSRYAPEWITGKSNKIAVRVTNHPVVKALCEKLAKPLVSTSANLSGQAPAKTTAEARKYFYDSVYYIEGKVGERDRPSTIRDCETGKIIRE, from the coding sequence ATGCAACAATCGTCAACAACACCTAACGATCCTGAACTAGAGGCGTTTAATAGCGGCCAACTTCTGGTGTATCCAACTGAAGCTGTAATGGGAATAGGGTGCGATCCAGATAATCAGGAGGCGGTGTTTAAATTACTGGCACTTAAACAGCGTCCTGTAGAAAAGGGCGTCATTCTTATTGCAGATAACTACTCCCGGCTGCTCAAATATGTTGATGATAATGCCATTGCTCCTGACAAGCGGACGGAGATTTTTTCTAGCTGGCCGGGCGCGGTGACATGGCTTTTGCCCAAATCGCGCTATGCACCAGAGTGGATAACCGGAAAGAGCAATAAAATTGCCGTTCGCGTCACCAATCATCCGGTAGTGAAAGCGTTGTGCGAAAAGTTGGCTAAGCCGCTGGTTTCTACCAGCGCCAATCTATCAGGACAGGCGCCAGCAAAGACGACGGCTGAAGCAAGAAAGTATTTTTATGATAGTGTTTATTATATTGAAGGTAAAGTTGGGGAAAGAGATCGACCAAGCACTATTCGCGATTGTGAAACCGGCAAAATAATTAGGGAATAA
- the hemF gene encoding oxygen-dependent coproporphyrinogen oxidase: protein MTTHAGDLIQNTEIAIEQVEAFLLTLQDNICQTLELADRKGHFEEDTWQREQGGGGRSRVLKDGAVIEQGGVNFSRVYGDAMPASATASRPELAGRSFQAMGVSLVIHPRNPYIPTSHANVRFFVAEKAGEPPIWWFGGGFDLTPFYPFKEDVVHWHEVSKKICAPFGDDIYPRYKKWCDDYFYLKHRNETRGVGGLFFDDLNELGFEKSFAFMQAVGNGYLDAYIPIIERRKNTSYSDRERDFQLYRRGRYVEFNLVYDRGTLFGLQTGGRTESILMSMPPLARWEYCYSPAEGSPEAKLSQWLQPLDW from the coding sequence GTGACAACTCACGCAGGCGACCTGATACAAAACACAGAAATAGCCATTGAACAAGTAGAAGCGTTTCTACTTACCTTGCAAGACAATATTTGTCAGACGCTGGAACTGGCCGATAGAAAAGGTCATTTTGAAGAAGATACGTGGCAACGAGAGCAAGGCGGGGGCGGCCGTTCTCGGGTATTAAAAGATGGCGCTGTCATCGAGCAGGGCGGCGTGAATTTTTCGCGAGTGTATGGCGACGCCATGCCTGCATCTGCCACAGCTTCGCGCCCTGAACTTGCAGGACGAAGTTTCCAGGCGATGGGCGTATCTCTTGTCATTCATCCACGCAATCCCTACATTCCCACATCTCACGCAAACGTGCGTTTTTTTGTTGCCGAAAAAGCCGGAGAGCCGCCAATCTGGTGGTTTGGTGGTGGCTTTGATTTAACGCCTTTTTATCCTTTTAAAGAAGATGTTGTGCACTGGCACGAGGTTTCGAAGAAAATTTGTGCACCTTTCGGCGACGACATCTACCCTCGTTATAAAAAATGGTGTGACGACTACTTTTACTTAAAACATCGCAATGAAACTCGTGGCGTAGGCGGCTTGTTTTTCGATGATTTAAATGAACTGGGGTTTGAAAAAAGCTTCGCATTTATGCAGGCGGTGGGGAATGGCTATCTTGATGCGTACATTCCCATTATAGAACGACGCAAAAATACCTCGTATTCAGACCGTGAGCGGGATTTTCAGCTATATCGGCGCGGACGCTATGTGGAGTTCAATTTAGTGTACGACAGAGGCACCTTGTTTGGTCTTCAAACTGGCGGACGAACGGAGTCTATTTTAATGTCAATGCCGCCTCTGGCCAGATGGGAATATTGCTATTCGCCAGCTGAGGGAAGTCCTGAAGCTAAGTTGTCGCAGTGGTTACAACCTCTTGATTGGTAA
- a CDS encoding OmpW/AlkL family protein, translating into MKKTLLATLLFTSVIAPAVAYQKGDILIRGGATAVVPEESTSTIVAGGSDLGVGLSIDSNTQLGLNLAYFVTDQINIELLAATPFKHDVNFDAPDPLGTGDKLGEVKHLPPTLSVNYYFNSPDSYWQPYAGVGINYTFIYDESFTDANEEVGLNNLSLDNSLGLAAQVGVDYKIDSHWYVNSSVRWIDIDTEASFALNNADGNVSDISIDPWVYTLAVGYVF; encoded by the coding sequence ATGAAAAAAACTCTGTTAGCAACTTTGCTTTTCACCTCCGTTATCGCGCCAGCAGTGGCGTATCAAAAAGGTGATATCCTTATCCGAGGTGGGGCAACAGCCGTAGTACCAGAAGAATCTACATCTACTATTGTGGCTGGAGGTTCTGATCTGGGTGTAGGACTATCCATCGACAGTAATACCCAACTCGGTCTTAATCTGGCTTATTTTGTTACCGATCAGATAAATATTGAGTTACTGGCTGCTACACCCTTTAAACATGACGTAAATTTTGATGCTCCAGATCCTCTTGGTACCGGCGATAAACTTGGGGAAGTTAAACATCTACCTCCTACCTTAAGCGTAAATTATTATTTTAATTCGCCGGATTCTTATTGGCAGCCTTACGCTGGCGTTGGCATAAACTACACGTTTATTTATGATGAATCTTTTACGGATGCTAATGAAGAGGTGGGTCTTAATAACCTGTCTTTAGATAACTCGCTGGGTCTGGCTGCGCAGGTGGGCGTAGATTATAAAATAGATAGCCATTGGTATGTGAACTCTTCTGTCCGCTGGATTGATATTGATACCGAAGCCTCTTTTGCTCTTAACAACGCAGACGGGAATGTCTCTGATATTTCTATTGATCCATGGGTGTATACCTTAGCGGTGGGTTATGTGTTTTAA
- a CDS encoding group II truncated hemoglobin: MSLFSFLNRLSNNTAAQSNATPYEAIGGEESVKLLANRFYDIMESDPLASDLLALHPKPLDRIRHIFFLYLTMWLGGPDDYQQLQGHPRLRARHLPFAVTPDLKAQWMYCMRKAMMQTVTDIALADKLLSTLDSLADHMINSEKT; the protein is encoded by the coding sequence ATGAGTTTATTTAGCTTCTTGAATCGTTTGAGCAATAACACGGCAGCGCAATCAAATGCGACTCCTTATGAGGCTATAGGAGGAGAAGAATCTGTCAAGCTACTTGCCAATCGATTTTACGATATTATGGAATCCGATCCGCTGGCAAGTGACCTATTGGCATTACACCCAAAACCTTTGGATAGAATTCGTCACATCTTTTTCTTGTATTTAACCATGTGGTTAGGTGGTCCTGACGACTATCAACAGTTGCAAGGGCACCCGCGGTTGCGCGCTCGACATTTACCTTTTGCAGTCACCCCTGACTTAAAAGCGCAATGGATGTATTGTATGCGTAAAGCTATGATGCAAACTGTGACAGATATAGCACTTGCAGATAAATTGCTTTCTACTTTGGATAGCCTGGCTGATCATATGATCAATAGTGAAAAAACTTGA
- the aroE gene encoding shikimate dehydrogenase, whose protein sequence is MKKFAVFGNPVAHSVSPTIHQMFARSCGEDIDYIKIEAPLDGFAKAIADFFEDKDAVGCNVTVPFKQQAYALATQLNQEARAAQAVNTLYKHPEGKLHGYNTDGIGLVADLLAHGAQLKGQKVLLIGAGGAARGVIHPLLAAGVSTLVITNRTQERAQEIVDSFQQEQLVSLTNQKLDKFTPDIIINSTSASLNQQLPSIQNVKFEQCQIAYDMVYGKAPTIFMEHAKQQGSSLALDGLGMLVEQAAAAFTIWTEKKPETRPVVTALREAL, encoded by the coding sequence ATGAAAAAATTTGCCGTTTTCGGAAATCCTGTTGCTCACAGTGTATCACCAACTATTCATCAAATGTTCGCAAGGAGCTGTGGCGAAGACATTGACTATATTAAAATTGAAGCGCCACTGGATGGTTTTGCAAAAGCAATCGCAGATTTTTTTGAAGATAAAGATGCGGTAGGTTGCAATGTCACCGTTCCTTTCAAACAGCAGGCTTATGCGTTAGCAACACAACTTAACCAGGAGGCCAGAGCCGCGCAGGCTGTAAATACACTCTACAAGCATCCGGAAGGGAAATTACATGGATATAACACAGATGGAATCGGCTTGGTCGCTGATCTGCTAGCCCATGGCGCACAGCTTAAAGGCCAAAAAGTGCTGTTAATCGGTGCTGGCGGTGCAGCCCGGGGGGTAATTCATCCGCTTCTTGCTGCGGGAGTTTCCACACTGGTTATCACCAATCGAACACAGGAAAGGGCCCAGGAAATTGTAGATAGTTTTCAGCAAGAGCAGTTGGTTAGTCTTACCAATCAGAAACTGGATAAATTTACTCCTGATATCATCATCAACTCAACATCCGCGAGTCTTAATCAACAGCTACCCAGTATTCAAAATGTGAAATTTGAACAATGCCAAATTGCATACGACATGGTCTACGGAAAAGCGCCTACTATTTTTATGGAACATGCTAAACAGCAGGGCAGTTCGCTGGCACTTGATGGTTTAGGCATGTTGGTAGAGCAGGCGGCGGCCGCCTTTACTATTTGGACGGAAAAGAAACCTGAAACTCGCCCGGTTGTTACCGCTTTACGGGAAGCCCTATAA
- a CDS encoding gamma carbonic anhydrase family protein, producing MTDALQAFKGKYPSVPSSCYIDDSSRLIGDIEIGENSSVWPMVAARGDVNYIRIGVRTNIQDGTVLHVSRPSDDLPEGLPLIIGDDVTVGHKCMLHGCILGNRILVGMGAIVMDGVVVEDDVFIGAGTLVPPNKRLESGYLYVGNPMVKKRPLKESELAFLAVSADNYVRLKNDYLNNKQ from the coding sequence ATGACCGATGCACTCCAGGCTTTTAAAGGAAAATATCCTTCTGTGCCTTCTTCCTGTTACATCGATGATTCATCCAGACTGATTGGCGATATTGAAATAGGTGAAAATAGTAGTGTGTGGCCTATGGTTGCCGCCAGAGGTGACGTTAACTACATTCGTATTGGAGTACGCACAAACATTCAGGATGGCACAGTTTTGCACGTTTCCCGCCCATCAGATGATCTTCCTGAGGGCCTGCCCTTAATCATCGGCGACGATGTTACCGTTGGACATAAATGTATGCTGCACGGTTGTATTTTAGGAAACCGGATTCTAGTAGGTATGGGAGCCATTGTGATGGATGGTGTTGTGGTAGAAGATGATGTATTTATTGGCGCTGGAACTCTGGTACCACCAAACAAGCGGCTGGAAAGTGGTTACTTGTATGTGGGCAATCCGATGGTGAAAAAGAGGCCTTTAAAAGAATCTGAACTTGCCTTTTTAGCAGTATCCGCTGATAACTACGTACGGCTGAAAAATGATTACCTTAACAATAAGCAGTAA
- a CDS encoding glycosyltransferase family 2 protein, translating into MKRRKISCFVIAYNEADRIAACLMPLAGWVDQLIVLDSGSTDGTAEIAKRYADDVYTTDWPGFAAQRTRALEYCKHEWVLNVDADEVVSEALKQDIDEILSRPTLSATLINIPWKTYLFGGALSHGRYSTPQGKLFLKEGAKFKDKSVHETLIMPHKEIATVKSPLYHYSWRDYYHVQEKHLKYATLAAGDKHKSGKRISLSFAVFRFFMDFTQQYIFRAGFLDGKRGFLMAVILGQYAFHKYAGLWSLTQETIKDDVRK; encoded by the coding sequence ATGAAAAGAAGAAAAATTTCCTGCTTTGTAATTGCCTATAATGAGGCTGATCGAATAGCCGCATGTTTGATGCCTTTAGCCGGTTGGGTAGATCAACTGATTGTTCTTGACTCGGGAAGCACTGATGGCACAGCAGAAATTGCTAAACGTTATGCTGACGACGTCTATACCACCGACTGGCCTGGGTTTGCGGCACAACGGACTCGCGCCCTTGAATACTGTAAACATGAATGGGTCTTAAATGTAGATGCGGATGAAGTGGTGTCTGAAGCACTTAAACAAGACATTGATGAAATCTTAAGTAGGCCCACTTTATCTGCCACTTTAATTAACATCCCGTGGAAAACGTATTTGTTCGGCGGAGCACTCAGTCACGGCCGCTATTCAACGCCGCAGGGAAAACTGTTTTTAAAGGAAGGGGCAAAATTTAAAGACAAAAGTGTCCATGAGACGCTGATTATGCCGCACAAAGAAATAGCTACCGTTAAGTCGCCGCTTTATCACTACAGCTGGCGAGATTATTATCACGTTCAGGAAAAGCATCTAAAATACGCGACTTTAGCCGCCGGAGATAAACACAAAAGCGGGAAGCGAATTTCTCTTAGTTTTGCTGTGTTTCGTTTCTTTATGGACTTCACTCAACAGTATATCTTTCGGGCTGGCTTTTTGGATGGAAAGCGTGGATTTCTCATGGCGGTTATACTCGGTCAGTACGCATTTCATAAGTACGCCGGTTTATGGTCGCTGACACAAGAAACTATTAAAGATGATGTTAGGAAATGA
- a CDS encoding glycosyltransferase family 2 protein yields the protein MNSKPVSVFAVTLNEEQYLARMLASVQEFAEIIVVDSGSTDRTVEIAKQFGAKVYHKEWMGFARQKAYALSLCQNEWALNLDGDEVLPPEMPKHIQKLVDEERADAYRLYFEDIFWGEPMASGSAKRSIVRLYRKSDVSFPLNRLVHENVKLSADCKQGRVPGSVIHFGYPSVDVLMAKQNKYSSLKALEKFQAGKKPSLLKLVAVFPLMFIKAYFIKQMFLSGRRGLVKAVIEAMYGFLKEAKLHEHYFTDRLK from the coding sequence ATGAATAGTAAACCCGTTAGCGTCTTTGCTGTAACGTTAAATGAAGAGCAATATTTGGCACGCATGCTCGCGTCGGTACAGGAATTCGCTGAAATTATTGTGGTGGATTCCGGCAGCACAGACAGGACGGTAGAGATAGCGAAGCAATTTGGCGCCAAAGTTTACCATAAAGAGTGGATGGGATTCGCTCGACAGAAAGCCTATGCCTTATCACTCTGCCAAAATGAGTGGGCTCTTAACTTGGATGGTGACGAAGTTCTGCCGCCTGAAATGCCAAAACACATTCAGAAGCTGGTGGACGAAGAAAGAGCCGATGCTTACAGGCTTTATTTTGAAGATATTTTTTGGGGTGAGCCAATGGCATCGGGTTCTGCCAAACGTTCCATTGTACGGCTATATCGTAAAAGCGATGTTTCCTTCCCGCTAAATCGCTTAGTTCATGAGAATGTAAAGTTATCGGCAGATTGTAAACAAGGACGCGTGCCAGGAAGCGTCATCCATTTCGGTTATCCTTCAGTGGACGTACTGATGGCGAAACAAAACAAATACTCGTCGCTGAAAGCGCTTGAAAAGTTCCAAGCTGGGAAGAAGCCTTCGCTATTAAAGCTTGTTGCAGTGTTTCCTTTGATGTTTATCAAAGCTTACTTTATCAAGCAAATGTTCTTGTCTGGGCGACGAGGGTTAGTGAAAGCAGTTATTGAAGCCATGTATGGCTTTTTAAAAGAAGCGAAGTTACATGAACACTATTTTACCGATCGGTTAAAGTAG